A part of Actinoallomurus bryophytorum genomic DNA contains:
- a CDS encoding DUF2293 domain-containing protein, with the protein MSREAQSNLERRVVAAAEAALARSGSVSPIDVLTGLGWLHGRKVDEWRQGRAGHLEHALTARPDRLAAVRATLRRWAEERELRPSEMPYLSAARDRASLRFTASGDEAAERAYRTHWLSPDLSEARRARLVARQSKPPDLQVVEPLKEWTCVGCHGTGDLLILEDGKPTCLTCAELDHLVFLPAGDAALTRRAKAASGLAAVVVRLNRRRKRYERRGLLVEEAALDAAERQCLADEDARARRRERDRERRADEDLELQARTAREIRRIFPGCPPERAEAIARHTAVRGSGRVGRSAAGRALDETAVSAAVVASVRHEDTGYDALLMSGVPRADARERIRADVDGVLDRWRG; encoded by the coding sequence ATGAGCCGTGAAGCGCAGTCGAACCTCGAGCGCCGCGTCGTCGCCGCGGCGGAGGCGGCGCTGGCCCGGTCGGGTTCGGTCTCGCCGATCGACGTCCTGACCGGCCTCGGCTGGCTGCACGGGCGCAAGGTCGACGAATGGCGGCAGGGCCGCGCCGGCCACCTCGAACACGCGCTCACGGCGCGGCCGGACCGGCTGGCCGCCGTACGGGCGACGCTGCGGCGCTGGGCCGAGGAGAGGGAACTGCGGCCGAGCGAGATGCCGTACCTGTCCGCGGCGCGCGACCGCGCGAGCCTGCGGTTCACCGCCTCCGGCGATGAGGCCGCCGAACGCGCCTACCGCACGCACTGGCTCTCCCCGGACCTGTCCGAGGCCCGGCGCGCGCGGCTGGTCGCGCGGCAGAGCAAGCCGCCTGACCTGCAGGTCGTCGAGCCGCTCAAGGAGTGGACCTGTGTCGGCTGCCACGGCACCGGTGACCTGCTCATCCTGGAAGACGGCAAGCCGACCTGCCTGACCTGCGCGGAGCTGGATCATCTGGTGTTCCTGCCGGCCGGCGACGCCGCCCTGACGCGGCGCGCGAAGGCGGCGAGCGGACTGGCCGCCGTGGTGGTGCGCCTCAACCGGCGGCGTAAGCGGTACGAACGCCGCGGCCTGCTGGTCGAGGAGGCCGCGCTCGACGCGGCCGAGAGACAGTGCCTCGCCGACGAGGACGCGCGTGCGCGCCGCCGCGAGCGTGACCGCGAACGCCGCGCGGACGAGGACCTGGAGCTCCAGGCGAGGACGGCACGGGAGATCAGGCGGATCTTCCCCGGATGCCCGCCGGAGCGGGCCGAGGCGATCGCCCGGCACACCGCCGTACGCGGCAGCGGGCGCGTGGGACGCTCCGCCGCCGGGCGCGCCCTGGACGAGACCGCGGTCAGTGCCGCCGTCGTCGCGTCCGTACGGCACGAGGACACCGGATACGACGCGCTGCTGATGTCCGGCGTCCCACGGGCGGACGCGCGCGAACGGATCCGGGCCGACGTCGACGGCGTGCTCGACCGGTGGCGCGGCTGA
- the mdcA gene encoding malonate decarboxylase subunit alpha, producing MTASGRTTPRTKAAGRDWNQRRAAKLERLEAVRSFTSGRVLDAGRIREALEVLLRPGDRVALEGDNQKQADFLAEALAGCDPDVVHDLHLLISSISLREHLDVFERGVARRLDFAYAGPQSVRMAQLLADGKVEVGAVHTYVELYARMFVDLTPDVVLLCAEQADHEGNLYTGPATEDTPTIAEAAAFRSGLVLVQVNELVERVRRVDIPGDWVDLIVESPRPFALEPLFTRDPRHIGQVEILMAMLALRGIYERHGVTTLNHGIGFDTAAIELILPTYGGELGLRGKICKHWTLNPHPTLIPAIESGWVESVHCFGGEPGTERYVAARPDVFFTGHDGSLRSNRVLCQLAGQYAVDLFIGSSLQIDACANSSTVTEGRLTGFGGAPNMGHDPHGRRHASPAWLSLLTGEAPALRGRKLVVQITQTFRSGGTPAFVESLDAVQVGKDIGMPIPPIMIYGDDVSHVVTEEGVAYLYKATSLADRREALAAIAGATSVGRDMDERRVEGLRRDGLVALPEDLGVDVRRAERSLLAARSIEDLIAWSGGLYDPPAQFRTW from the coding sequence GTGACGGCATCGGGGCGGACAACGCCGCGCACGAAGGCCGCGGGCCGGGACTGGAACCAGCGGCGGGCCGCGAAGCTCGAGCGGCTTGAAGCGGTCCGGTCCTTCACGTCGGGCCGGGTGCTGGATGCCGGGCGGATACGTGAGGCGCTGGAGGTGCTGCTGCGTCCAGGCGACCGGGTGGCGCTGGAGGGGGACAACCAGAAGCAGGCGGATTTCCTCGCCGAGGCTCTGGCCGGTTGCGATCCGGATGTGGTGCACGACCTGCATCTGCTGATCTCCTCGATCAGCCTCCGTGAGCACCTGGACGTCTTCGAGCGCGGCGTGGCTCGGCGTCTCGATTTCGCCTACGCCGGTCCGCAGAGCGTGCGCATGGCGCAGTTGCTCGCCGATGGCAAGGTCGAGGTCGGGGCGGTCCACACCTACGTCGAGCTGTACGCGCGGATGTTCGTCGACCTCACCCCCGACGTAGTGCTGCTGTGCGCGGAGCAGGCCGACCATGAGGGCAACCTGTACACCGGCCCCGCCACCGAGGACACTCCGACCATCGCCGAGGCGGCCGCGTTCCGCAGCGGGCTGGTGCTGGTTCAGGTGAACGAACTGGTGGAGCGGGTTCGCCGGGTGGACATCCCCGGTGACTGGGTGGATCTGATCGTGGAGAGCCCCCGGCCGTTCGCGCTGGAGCCGCTGTTCACCCGGGACCCCCGTCACATCGGCCAGGTGGAGATCCTGATGGCCATGCTGGCGCTGCGCGGGATATACGAGCGGCACGGAGTGACGACGCTGAATCACGGGATCGGCTTCGACACCGCGGCGATCGAGCTCATCCTGCCCACCTACGGCGGAGAGCTCGGCCTGCGCGGGAAGATCTGCAAGCACTGGACGCTCAACCCGCACCCGACGCTCATCCCGGCCATCGAGAGCGGCTGGGTCGAGTCGGTGCACTGCTTCGGGGGCGAACCCGGCACGGAGCGCTACGTCGCCGCCCGCCCGGACGTCTTCTTCACCGGTCACGACGGATCGCTCCGCTCGAATCGAGTGTTGTGCCAGCTCGCCGGCCAGTACGCCGTGGACCTGTTCATCGGGTCGTCGCTGCAGATCGACGCCTGCGCGAACTCCTCGACGGTCACCGAGGGCCGGCTGACCGGTTTCGGCGGGGCACCCAACATGGGGCACGATCCCCACGGTCGCCGGCACGCCTCCCCGGCGTGGCTGAGCCTGCTGACCGGCGAGGCTCCCGCGCTGCGCGGCCGCAAACTCGTCGTGCAGATCACGCAGACGTTCCGCTCCGGTGGCACTCCCGCCTTCGTCGAGTCGCTCGACGCGGTTCAGGTCGGCAAGGACATCGGCATGCCCATCCCGCCGATCATGATTTACGGCGACGACGTCAGCCATGTGGTGACCGAGGAGGGCGTGGCCTACCTCTACAAGGCCACCAGCCTGGCCGATCGGCGCGAGGCACTGGCCGCGATCGCGGGCGCCACCTCGGTCGGCCGTGACATGGACGAGCGGCGCGTCGAAGGACTGCGCCGCGACGGCCTGGTCGCACTGCCCGAAGACCTCGGCGTGGACGTCCGCCGGGCGGAACGCTCCTTGCTCGCGGCTCGCAGCATCGAGGATCTCATCGCCTGGTCTGGAGGCCTGTATGACCCACCCGCACAGTTCCGGACCTGGTGA
- a CDS encoding triphosphoribosyl-dephospho-CoA synthase, with product MAGTGAPPARTSAAFLADLAVRALREEARLSPKPGLVDPRGSGAHDDMDVPLLLTSAEALRSTFRSVADAARLMAAGAGLREELGRLGREGDRTMLRTTRGVNTHRGALWALGLLVAAAPDASNEREAARGAARLAALPDRHLPAGAASHGERVRRRYGVRGARGEAEAAFPHVVEVALPRLRRARAAGFAEGIARLDALLGIMSLLDDTCVLHRGGVEGLRVVRLGAARVLAEGGPGTDSGHACLLELDERLRARRLSPGGSGDLLAAALFLDSVPWPEPGARTVREAVACGR from the coding sequence ATGGCCGGCACCGGCGCCCCTCCTGCGCGTACGTCCGCGGCGTTCCTCGCCGACCTGGCCGTCCGCGCGCTCCGTGAGGAGGCCCGGCTGAGTCCCAAACCCGGGCTGGTCGACCCACGAGGGAGCGGCGCGCACGACGACATGGATGTGCCGCTCCTCCTGACCTCCGCCGAGGCGCTGCGTTCCACCTTCCGGTCCGTCGCCGACGCGGCGCGGCTGATGGCCGCCGGGGCCGGGCTACGGGAGGAACTGGGCCGGCTCGGCCGCGAGGGCGACCGGACCATGCTGCGGACGACGCGAGGGGTGAACACGCACCGCGGGGCGCTGTGGGCGCTCGGGCTGCTGGTCGCCGCAGCTCCCGACGCAAGCAACGAACGGGAGGCCGCCCGCGGTGCGGCCAGGCTGGCGGCCCTTCCCGACCGGCACCTGCCCGCAGGAGCGGCCTCCCACGGTGAGCGGGTACGGCGGCGGTACGGGGTGCGCGGTGCTCGCGGCGAGGCCGAGGCAGCCTTCCCTCACGTCGTCGAGGTCGCCCTGCCGCGATTGCGCCGGGCCAGAGCGGCCGGGTTCGCGGAGGGGATCGCCCGCCTGGACGCGCTGCTGGGGATCATGAGCCTGCTCGACGACACCTGTGTACTGCACCGTGGCGGCGTCGAGGGCCTGCGCGTCGTACGGCTAGGCGCGGCGCGCGTCCTGGCCGAGGGAGGCCCAGGTACAGACTCCGGCCATGCCTGTCTCCTCGAGCTGGACGAACGGCTCCGCGCGCGGCGGCTGTCACCGGGTGGGAGCGGCGACCTGCTGGCCGCCGCGCTCTTCCTCGACTCGGTTCCGTGGCCGGAGCCCGGCGCCCGAACCGTACGGGAGGCCGTCGCGTGCGGACGTTGA
- a CDS encoding malonate decarboxylase subunit delta, producing MRTLRYEFPADDPPARRVHVGVVGSGDLEILMTPEPTGIARVRVRTSVDGFDTVWRVVLERFFARHRVAASFELNDFGATPGVVTLRLRQAVEDGGS from the coding sequence GTGCGGACGTTGAGATACGAGTTCCCCGCCGACGATCCGCCTGCCCGGCGGGTCCACGTCGGGGTGGTCGGCTCGGGGGATCTGGAGATCCTGATGACCCCCGAGCCGACGGGCATAGCCCGTGTACGGGTACGCACCAGCGTCGACGGGTTCGACACCGTGTGGCGCGTCGTGCTCGAACGGTTCTTCGCCCGCCACCGTGTCGCCGCGAGCTTCGAGCTGAACGATTTCGGAGCGACACCCGGGGTGGTCACCCTGCGCCTGCGGCAGGCCGTCGAGGACGGTGGGTCATGA
- a CDS encoding biotin-independent malonate decarboxylase subunit beta: MTPSATPDWTALLARTSFIELDARARATAVLDDGTARELCGPFDRIESPWLEPQDVVPESDDGVVVVKGRLDGRAAVVIAIEQAFQGGGIGEVSGVKIATALSLAARDSRDGTPTAAVLLLETGGVRLQEANLGLATVAEVCSAVLELRALQPVIGVIAGALGCFGGMSIAAGLCTTLIMTREGRLGLDGPQVIESEAGVAEFDASDHTLIWSINGGTQRTGTGLADVLVLDDVTAMRSAVIEAVGRGVPGEHRSARIGELRARLEAVDPAAPPEPAGLAAVWADAVPPKGDGR, from the coding sequence ATGACACCTTCGGCGACTCCGGACTGGACCGCGCTGCTCGCCCGCACCAGCTTCATCGAGCTGGACGCACGGGCACGCGCCACCGCGGTGCTCGACGACGGTACCGCTCGCGAACTGTGCGGTCCCTTCGACCGCATCGAGTCACCGTGGCTGGAACCCCAGGACGTCGTTCCCGAATCCGACGATGGCGTGGTCGTGGTCAAGGGACGGCTCGATGGGCGAGCCGCGGTCGTGATCGCCATCGAACAGGCCTTCCAGGGCGGCGGCATCGGTGAGGTGTCCGGCGTGAAGATCGCCACCGCGCTGTCCCTGGCCGCCCGCGACAGTCGTGACGGCACCCCGACCGCCGCGGTCCTGCTGCTCGAGACCGGAGGTGTACGCCTGCAGGAGGCCAACCTTGGCCTGGCGACGGTCGCGGAGGTGTGCTCCGCGGTGCTCGAGTTACGCGCCCTCCAGCCCGTCATCGGCGTCATCGCCGGAGCGCTGGGCTGTTTCGGTGGCATGAGCATCGCCGCCGGGCTGTGCACCACGTTGATCATGACCAGGGAAGGCCGTCTCGGCCTCGACGGTCCCCAGGTGATCGAATCCGAGGCCGGCGTCGCCGAGTTCGACGCCTCCGACCACACGCTGATCTGGTCGATCAACGGCGGCACGCAACGTACCGGCACCGGTCTGGCGGACGTACTGGTCCTGGACGACGTCACCGCCATGCGATCCGCCGTGATCGAGGCCGTCGGACGCGGTGTGCCCGGCGAGCATCGTTCCGCGCGGATCGGTGAGCTGAGGGCCCGCCTCGAGGCCGTCGATCCGGCCGCCCCGCCGGAGCCCGCCGGCCTGGCGGCCGTGTGGGCCGACGCCGTACCGCCGAAGGGAGACGGGCGGTGA
- the mdcE gene encoding biotin-independent malonate decarboxylase subunit gamma — translation MSRGRAWTQALADGAVGHVVPSVITADVTLGDDVARLAAVVPDPDSPYHRARTGEVGLREGLGLAEAVTGVITQDARLPDHRRRPIVAIVDVPSQAYGRVEELLGLHHALAAAVDAYASARTAGHPVITLIVGTALSGGLLAHGYQANQILALKDPGVVIHAMHKPAAARVTRRTVDELDELARHIPPLSYDVTDWAKLGLCDELLDVENAADPTGRDVRKTKDALTAAVERARHGPRDLSNRLTSPGARRTRTASRRVHEALAAQWQ, via the coding sequence GTGAGCCGCGGCCGGGCCTGGACGCAGGCACTCGCCGACGGCGCCGTGGGACACGTGGTCCCGTCCGTGATCACGGCCGACGTCACGCTGGGCGACGACGTCGCGCGTCTGGCCGCCGTCGTGCCGGACCCGGACAGCCCGTACCACCGAGCCCGCACGGGCGAGGTCGGCCTCCGCGAGGGGCTCGGCCTCGCGGAGGCGGTGACCGGAGTCATCACCCAGGACGCGCGGCTGCCCGATCACCGCCGCCGGCCGATCGTCGCGATCGTCGACGTGCCGAGCCAGGCCTATGGGCGCGTCGAGGAGCTGCTCGGCCTCCACCACGCGCTGGCCGCCGCCGTTGACGCCTACGCCTCAGCCCGCACCGCCGGGCATCCTGTGATCACACTCATCGTCGGAACGGCGCTGTCGGGCGGACTCCTCGCCCACGGCTACCAGGCGAACCAGATCCTGGCGCTCAAGGACCCCGGCGTGGTGATCCACGCCATGCACAAGCCGGCCGCGGCGAGGGTGACACGCAGGACCGTCGACGAGCTCGATGAGCTGGCCAGGCACATCCCCCCGCTGTCCTACGACGTCACCGACTGGGCGAAGCTCGGCCTGTGCGACGAGCTCCTGGACGTCGAGAACGCCGCCGACCCGACCGGCAGGGACGTCCGGAAAACGAAGGACGCGCTCACCGCCGCCGTAGAACGGGCCCGCCACGGCCCCCGCGACCTGAGCAATCGCCTCACCTCGCCCGGCGCCCGGCGGACACGGACGGCCTCCCGGCGCGTCCACGAGGCACTCGCCGCCCAATGGCAGTGA
- a CDS encoding malonate decarboxylase holo-ACP synthase — translation MAVTARPHDLLRLTENAALGAMPPDWASASLAACPWGVVRRAPRSPGFIPIGVRGLERWQRHATVIPAGAVTRSVPPEELREQRPRLSGLAATLSAVALCLAAELGDVVWGPIGSVGFELASGRPVTHPGSDLDLLVRIPRRLERAQAARLAAAFTDLPGKVDCQLETPCGGVGLTEWAGAGGPVMARTDHGPELVNDPWTPA, via the coding sequence ATGGCAGTGACAGCGCGCCCCCACGACCTGTTGCGGCTCACCGAGAACGCCGCGCTCGGCGCCATGCCGCCTGACTGGGCTTCCGCGTCGCTTGCCGCCTGCCCCTGGGGCGTCGTACGGCGGGCGCCGCGCTCACCCGGTTTCATCCCGATCGGCGTACGGGGCCTCGAGCGGTGGCAGCGCCACGCCACCGTCATTCCCGCCGGCGCGGTCACCCGCTCCGTGCCACCCGAGGAGCTGAGGGAGCAGAGACCCCGCCTCTCCGGGCTGGCCGCGACTCTGTCGGCCGTCGCCCTGTGCCTGGCCGCCGAACTCGGTGACGTCGTCTGGGGGCCGATCGGGAGCGTCGGGTTCGAACTGGCCAGCGGGCGGCCGGTCACTCATCCGGGAAGCGATCTGGACCTGCTGGTCCGGATTCCACGCAGGCTGGAACGCGCCCAGGCGGCGCGGCTGGCGGCGGCCTTCACCGATCTTCCCGGCAAGGTCGACTGCCAGCTGGAAACCCCTTGCGGCGGGGTCGGTCTCACCGAATGGGCCGGTGCCGGCGGCCCTGTCATGGCCCGCACCGACCACGGCCCGGAACTGGTGAACGACCCGTGGACACCGGCGTGA
- a CDS encoding acyltransferase domain-containing protein gives MRVAFLYPGQGTQRPRMLRDLPGHPAVNATLAEAERILPGSSRQDGAEELESTVTVQVALCIAGVAATRALADEGATPDAVAGHSAGAFPAAVAAGALTFAEALVAVHHRCELMRDAYPSGYGMAAVLGLSVPQVRRAVESIATDDDPAYVAVIDTDQQIVVAGSIRALERLTTAAAQAGARRVRPLDVTVPSHCPLLGRVADAMADHLATIPRRRLTVPYVGGTGRLLHHADGVLDDLAQSVATTMRWRDALAVLAELGTALFVQTPPGHVLARLVQAAHPDTHAITLADTGITGAAFHVRRARTCEGDEALRHPGHAR, from the coding sequence GTGAGAGTCGCGTTCCTGTACCCCGGCCAGGGCACCCAGCGACCCCGGATGCTCCGCGACCTGCCCGGGCACCCGGCCGTCAACGCGACTCTTGCCGAGGCCGAGCGAATCCTGCCCGGCTCGTCGCGGCAGGACGGTGCGGAGGAGCTGGAATCCACGGTCACCGTGCAGGTCGCGCTGTGCATCGCCGGAGTCGCCGCCACCAGGGCGCTCGCGGACGAAGGCGCCACTCCCGATGCCGTCGCCGGGCACTCCGCGGGAGCGTTCCCCGCCGCCGTCGCGGCCGGGGCGCTGACCTTCGCCGAAGCGCTCGTGGCCGTGCACCACCGCTGCGAACTCATGCGTGACGCATACCCCTCGGGATACGGCATGGCCGCCGTCCTCGGGCTGAGCGTGCCGCAGGTCCGGCGCGCGGTCGAATCGATCGCCACCGACGATGACCCGGCTTACGTGGCCGTCATCGACACCGACCAGCAGATCGTCGTCGCCGGCAGCATCCGTGCCCTGGAACGCCTGACCACAGCCGCCGCCCAGGCGGGCGCCCGTCGCGTGCGGCCGCTGGACGTCACCGTCCCCTCACACTGCCCGTTGCTCGGCCGCGTCGCCGACGCGATGGCGGACCATCTCGCCACCATCCCCCGGCGCCGCCTCACCGTGCCGTACGTCGGCGGCACCGGCCGTCTCCTCCACCACGCCGACGGTGTCCTCGACGACCTCGCCCAGAGCGTCGCCACCACGATGAGATGGCGCGACGCCCTCGCAGTCCTAGCCGAACTCGGCACGGCTCTGTTCGTCCAGACGCCCCCCGGACACGTACTCGCCCGCCTCGTCCAGGCCGCCCACCCGGACACTCACGCCATCACCCTCGCCGACACCGGTATCACCGGGGCGGCGTTCCACGTCCGCCGCGCCCGGACATGCGAGGGCGACGAAGCGCTGCGTCATCCGGGCCACGCGCGGTAG
- a CDS encoding alpha/beta fold hydrolase gives METEGTWRRLRAGMPLAALTLIAAACTSSTVGTRGAARESASPTLDTRPFPCPSPGRSKPTVVLVHGAWADTSSWNGEVDSLRRAGYTARAIANPLRNLTADAASVADFLGTIPGPIVLVGHSYGGSVITNAAATNPRVKALVYVDAAAPDVGETTGQLSGSGSALTKDPGSLYDKVPSPDAPRGVTDLYLKKEVFVGSFASDLPRDTALRLWATQRAASTSAFTTPTRAAAWRKIPSWYLVSTGDRIITPASEFSMAHRAHAKITEFRGGSHLTLISHPDVVTAVIGPAVCSVR, from the coding sequence ATGGAGACCGAGGGTACCTGGCGACGGCTCAGGGCCGGCATGCCTCTGGCCGCGCTCACGCTGATCGCCGCGGCGTGCACGTCATCGACGGTCGGCACCCGTGGGGCCGCGAGAGAGTCCGCGTCGCCCACCCTCGACACCCGGCCGTTCCCCTGTCCATCGCCGGGCCGGTCCAAGCCCACGGTCGTCCTGGTCCACGGCGCCTGGGCCGACACGTCGAGCTGGAACGGTGAGGTGGACTCACTGCGGCGAGCGGGTTATACCGCCCGGGCCATCGCGAACCCGCTCCGGAACCTGACCGCCGACGCCGCGTCCGTCGCGGACTTCCTGGGGACGATTCCCGGCCCCATCGTGCTGGTCGGACATTCGTACGGAGGATCGGTCATAACCAACGCCGCCGCGACGAATCCGCGCGTCAAGGCGCTCGTCTACGTCGACGCCGCGGCGCCCGATGTCGGGGAGACCACCGGTCAGCTCAGCGGTTCCGGTTCCGCGCTCACCAAGGATCCCGGCTCTCTCTACGACAAGGTGCCCTCTCCGGACGCGCCACGGGGAGTCACGGATCTGTACCTCAAGAAGGAGGTCTTCGTCGGTTCCTTCGCCTCTGACCTGCCACGGGACACCGCCCTCCGGCTGTGGGCGACCCAGCGGGCCGCCTCGACGAGTGCCTTCACGACGCCCACGAGAGCCGCGGCGTGGCGAAAGATCCCGTCCTGGTACCTCGTCAGCACCGGGGACCGCATCATCACCCCGGCCTCGGAGTTCTCCATGGCCCACCGGGCCCACGCGAAGATCACAGAGTTCCGTGGCGGATCCCACCTGACCTTGATCTCACACCCGGACGTCGTGACGGCGGTGATCGGCCCCGCGGTGTGCTCCGTACGGTGA
- a CDS encoding zinc-binding alcohol dehydrogenase family protein, with protein MSETMRAVAYRRSLPISDPASLEDVELPVPTPGPRDLLVRVEAVSVNPVDTKVRQGNDPGGQPKVLGYDAAGVVTAVGSDVTLFAVGDEVYYAGSITRPGTNAQFHAVDERIAGHKPRTLGFAEAAALPLTTITAWETLFDRFRLGADSTGTLLVLAAAGGVGSMVVQLARALTGLTVVGTASRPESRQWALDLGAHHVIDHHDLVAGVRATVPDGVHYVLSPNTAGMIEAFAEVLRPGGEITAIDEPEGLELVPLKAKSISFHWELMFTRPLYETDDMIAHHDLLERVTELIDAGTIRTTLTTELGPINAATLRHAHELVESGHTIGKIVATGF; from the coding sequence ATGAGCGAAACGATGCGCGCGGTGGCTTACCGCAGGTCACTTCCCATATCCGACCCGGCGAGTCTCGAGGACGTCGAGCTGCCCGTCCCCACGCCCGGGCCGCGTGACCTCCTCGTACGAGTCGAGGCCGTGTCGGTCAACCCCGTCGATACGAAGGTGCGCCAGGGCAACGACCCCGGTGGACAGCCCAAGGTGCTCGGCTACGACGCGGCGGGCGTCGTCACCGCGGTCGGCAGTGACGTCACGCTCTTCGCCGTCGGCGACGAGGTGTACTACGCGGGCTCGATCACCCGTCCCGGGACCAACGCGCAGTTCCATGCCGTCGACGAGCGCATCGCCGGCCACAAGCCACGCACCCTCGGCTTCGCCGAGGCCGCCGCGCTTCCCCTGACCACCATCACCGCGTGGGAGACGTTGTTCGACCGGTTCCGCCTCGGCGCCGACTCCACCGGCACCCTGCTCGTCCTCGCCGCCGCCGGCGGTGTCGGCTCCATGGTGGTCCAGCTGGCCCGCGCACTGACCGGGCTCACCGTCGTGGGCACGGCGTCCCGGCCCGAGTCACGGCAGTGGGCGCTCGACCTCGGCGCGCACCATGTCATCGACCACCATGACCTCGTGGCGGGCGTCCGCGCCACCGTGCCGGACGGCGTGCACTACGTGCTCTCCCCCAACACGGCCGGCATGATCGAGGCCTTCGCCGAGGTGCTCCGGCCCGGCGGTGAGATCACGGCCATCGACGAACCCGAGGGACTGGAGCTCGTCCCCCTCAAGGCCAAGAGCATCAGCTTCCACTGGGAACTGATGTTCACCCGCCCGCTGTACGAGACCGACGACATGATCGCCCACCACGACCTGCTCGAACGGGTCACCGAACTCATCGACGCCGGCACCATCCGTACGACGCTCACCACCGAACTCGGCCCGATCAACGCGGCCACCCTGCGCCACGCACACGAACTGGTCGAAAGCGGCCACACGATCGGCAAGATCGTCGCAACCGGATTCTGA
- a CDS encoding GAF domain-containing sensor histidine kinase gives MVTRRVAAGSTALPPPDPLVVEELAAFRNLAALAAKTLPLQDSLAGIAREMTQVLGAGHAVVARYEADGFITIVSGWNHEHAVPRGSRWRLEGRTVSEAVYRTRAPGRIDCLGGTGELSTKLRKHGVVSSAGYPLIVGRKLWGVAIAASNTAEWFLDDTTERMRGFADVAVAVIASQETHMELTAARARIVAATDQARYLLERDLEGTQQRLVSILLEIQGLTATPLDGPSDFQGRLVNSARDVQAVMDDLLEIARRVYPATLVGRRIEPALATLVRRSPVPVELSVSAGRRLPEAHVLTVIFLVSAALTHAAEHTHATAVRVDLVSDDTSIRLSISDDGVGGADVAGRSELLDLADRVEALGGTLRILGPPGRGTSLIAEIPTGPTNGGAAWSRTHKDPR, from the coding sequence ATGGTGACGCGCCGAGTCGCCGCCGGCTCTACCGCGCTCCCGCCACCCGATCCTCTCGTCGTGGAGGAACTCGCGGCGTTCCGGAACCTCGCCGCTCTGGCCGCGAAGACCCTCCCGCTGCAGGACAGCCTGGCCGGGATCGCGCGGGAGATGACGCAGGTCCTGGGCGCCGGGCACGCCGTGGTGGCCCGGTACGAGGCGGACGGCTTCATAACGATCGTCAGCGGCTGGAACCACGAGCACGCCGTGCCCCGAGGGTCTCGATGGCGGCTCGAGGGAAGAACCGTCTCCGAAGCCGTCTACCGTACCCGGGCCCCCGGCAGGATCGACTGTCTCGGCGGCACGGGCGAACTCTCCACGAAGCTGCGGAAGCACGGGGTGGTCTCGTCGGCCGGGTACCCCCTGATCGTCGGCCGGAAGCTGTGGGGGGTGGCGATCGCCGCCTCGAACACGGCCGAGTGGTTCCTCGATGACACCACGGAGCGGATGCGCGGTTTCGCGGACGTGGCCGTCGCCGTGATCGCGAGCCAAGAGACCCACATGGAGCTCACGGCCGCGCGAGCCAGGATCGTCGCCGCGACGGACCAGGCGCGTTACCTCCTCGAACGCGACCTCGAAGGGACACAGCAACGCCTGGTCTCGATCCTTCTGGAGATCCAGGGCCTGACGGCCACGCCCTTGGACGGGCCGAGCGACTTCCAGGGGCGTCTCGTGAACAGCGCCCGCGATGTGCAGGCGGTCATGGACGACCTGCTGGAGATCGCCCGCAGGGTGTACCCCGCGACCCTGGTCGGCCGGCGGATCGAGCCCGCTCTCGCCACTCTCGTACGCCGCTCACCCGTACCGGTCGAGCTCAGCGTGTCGGCCGGCCGGCGGCTGCCCGAGGCGCACGTCCTGACCGTCATCTTCCTCGTCTCCGCGGCACTGACGCACGCCGCCGAGCACACCCATGCCACTGCGGTGCGCGTTGACCTGGTGTCCGACGACACGAGCATCCGACTGTCGATCAGCGACGACGGGGTCGGCGGAGCCGACGTCGCCGGAAGATCGGAGCTGCTCGACCTGGCCGACCGGGTCGAAGCACTCGGCGGCACCCTGCGCATTCTCGGTCCTCCCGGGCGGGGGACCTCACTGATCGCCGAGATTCCCACCGGCCCCACGAACGGCGGTGCCGCCTGGTCCCGCACTCACAAGGATCCGCGCTGA